In the genome of Colletes latitarsis isolate SP2378_abdomen chromosome 9, iyColLati1, whole genome shotgun sequence, one region contains:
- the Bdl gene encoding borderless isoform X1 — protein sequence MSNASRIHQLLAIFFCYQAFSQSLILEEEKEPNYLTAGVGEYAVFNCDLDFPHETPIPYILQWNRDGRTIFSWYNGHPSVGLGFQGRVHLLEDAVSRGYGQGSINLTNIRESDQGWYECRVIFPNRTPNSRNNGTWFHLGIDGASPFPTSVLGETLLAVPPVNKTVMEGESVSFDCVSKGEKSVVSWFREGTEITKIEDFKRRATIAEDGTLVINSAAMGDLGEYTCVVTGETGEQQSASAFLNVQFKAKVIYAPREVYLPYGKPALLDCHFRANPPLTNLRWEKDGFLFDPYNVQGVFYRRNGSLSFTKVDETHSGSYTCTPYNELGTEGPSPTITVVVQRPPIFTVTPQHLYIRKLGETLEIPCDARDGDQAHRPSIVWYKDGSPVPPDRTIIIGGNLTIDRIQEQDRGLYQCAASNEAATVVADTELMVLNVPPRAPYNLSANSSNNAVTLTWVPGFVRPKTEYSVWYKPTDTTEWRTMKILSRKITEATVNNLNAGREYEFMVLSQDKHGDGMFSKTLRIFTQPHMIDENSASEYRSPPEDERMGPPLNVRVQATVEGYLVTWEPPAYGKEQVRLYTVGWFRGPSERLYGKAETTDTYYLVKTLEEESYYTFEVAAVSVADDVATSERVSLEVPAYRRNRAISMGIVAGIGFLAAALAAIWWARKRFCQSSNQK from the exons ATGTCGAACGCCTCGAGGATCCATCAGCTGCTGGCGATCTTCTTCTGCTATCAAG CTTTCAGCCAGAGCTTGATACTGGAAGAAGAGAAGGAGCCGAATTACCTGACCGCCGGGGTGGGAGAGTACGCGGTGTTCAATTGCGATTTGGACTTCCCGCACGAGACCCCGATCCCGTACATTCTTCAGTGGAACCGTGAT GGTCGAACAATCTTTTCATGGTACAACGGACATCCGTCGGTGGGTCTGGGGTTCCAAGGTCGCGTGCACCTCCTGGAAGACGCGGTCAGCCGTGGTTACGGCCAGGGTAGCATAAATCTGACGAACATCCGCGAGAGCGACCAGGGATGGTACGAGTGCAGGGTGATCTTCCCGAACAGGACGCCGAATTCCAGGAACAATGGAACCTGGTTCCACCTCGGTATAGATG GTGCGTCGCCGTTCCCGACGTCTGTTCTAGGTGAGACGTTGCTGGCGGTCCCGCCCGTGAACAAAACTGTCATGGAGGGCGAATCTGTCAGTTTCGACTGCGTCTCCAAAGGGGAGAAGTCCGTTGTCAGCTGGTTCCGCGAAGGCACGGAGATCACGAAAATCGAG GATTTCAAGAGGAGGGCGACCATCGCCGAGGATGGAACCTTGGTGATCAATTCGGCCGCCATGGGCGACCTTGGGGAGTACACCTGCGTGGTGACAGGCGAAACTGGGGAACAACAGAGCGCCTCCGCCTTTCTCAACGTTCAGT TCAAGGCGAAGGTTATTTACGCTCCCCGAGAAGTCTACCTTCCATACGGAAAGCCAGCCCTCCTGGACTGTCACTTCAGGGCGAATCCACCCCTGACGAACCTGCGTTGGGAGAAGGATGGATTTCTGTTCGACCCATACAACGTTCAGGGCGTATTCTACAGGAGAAACGGTTCTCTGTCGTTCACCAAAGTGGACGAGACCCATTCCGGAAGTTACACTTGCACGCCCTACAACGAGCTGGGCACGGAAGGGCCTAGTCCCACCATCACGGTG GTCGTTCAAAGGCCGCCGATATTCACAGTGACGCCCCAGCATTTGTACATAAGGAAGCTGGGAGAAACCTTGGAGATCCCCTGCGATGCCCGGGACGGAGACCAGGCCCATCGGCCCTCGATCGTCTGGTACAAG GATGGTTCACCGGTGCCGCCAGACAGGACCATCATAATCGGTGGCAATTTAACAATCGACAGAATCCAAGAGCAGGATAGAGGGCTGTACCAATGCGCGGCTAGCAACGAAGCCGCCACGGTGGTCGCCGACACGGAATTGATGGTCCTGAACGTTCCGCCGAGGGCTCCGTACAATTTGAGCGCCAACAGCAGCAACAACGCCGTCACCCTGACCTGGGTACCGGGATTCGTCAGGCCGAAAACGGAGTATTCCGTCTG GTACAAACCAACCGATACCACGGAATGGAGAACCATGAAGATCTTGTCGAGAAAGATCACCGAGGCGACCGTGAACAACCTAAACGCTGGACGAGAGTACGAGTTCATGGTGCTCAGCCAGGACAAGCACGGCGATGGGATGTTCAGTAAAACGCTACGGATCTTCACACAGCCTC ATATGATCGACGAGAATTCTGCGTCGGAGTATCGTAGCCCGCCAG AAGACGAGAGAATGGGTCCGCCACTGAACGTTCGGGTGCAGGCTACCGTGGAGGGTTATTTGGTGACCTGGGAACCTCCAGCTTACGGCAAGGAGCAAGTGAGACTCTACACTGTTGGCTGGTTCAGGGGTCCATCCGAACGACTGTACGGCAAAGCGGAAACGACCGACACTTACTACCTAG TAAAAACGTTGGAGGAGGAGAGTTACTACACTTTCGAAGTGGCAGCCGTGTCGGTGGCGGACGACGTAGCGACCAGCGAGCGCGTTAGCCTGGAGGTTCCCGCGTATCGTAGAAACAGGGCGATCTCCATGGGTATCGTAGCCGGGATCGGGTTCCTGGCCGCCGCCCTGGCCGCCATATGGTGGGCCAGGAAACGTTTCTGTCAGTCGTCGAACCAAAAGTAG
- the Bdl gene encoding borderless isoform X3 codes for MSNASRIHQLLAIFFCYQAFSQSLILEEEKEPNYLTAGVGEYAVFNCDLDFPHETPIPYILQWNRDGRTIFSWYNGHPSVGLGFQGRVHLLEDAVSRGYGQGSINLTNIRESDQGWYECRVIFPNRTPNSRNNGTWFHLGIDGETLLAVPPVNKTVMEGESVSFDCVSKGEKSVVSWFREGTEITKIEDFKRRATIAEDGTLVINSAAMGDLGEYTCVVTGETGEQQSASAFLNVQFKAKVIYAPREVYLPYGKPALLDCHFRANPPLTNLRWEKDGFLFDPYNVQGVFYRRNGSLSFTKVDETHSGSYTCTPYNELGTEGPSPTITVVVQRPPIFTVTPQHLYIRKLGETLEIPCDARDGDQAHRPSIVWYKDGSPVPPDRTIIIGGNLTIDRIQEQDRGLYQCAASNEAATVVADTELMVLNVPPRAPYNLSANSSNNAVTLTWVPGFVRPKTEYSVWYKPTDTTEWRTMKILSRKITEATVNNLNAGREYEFMVLSQDKHGDGMFSKTLRIFTQPHMIDENSASEYRSPPEDERMGPPLNVRVQATVEGYLVTWEPPAYGKEQVRLYTVGWFRGPSERLYGKAETTDTYYLVKTLEEESYYTFEVAAVSVADDVATSERVSLEVPAYRRNRAISMGIVAGIGFLAAALAAIWWARKRFCQSSNQK; via the exons ATGTCGAACGCCTCGAGGATCCATCAGCTGCTGGCGATCTTCTTCTGCTATCAAG CTTTCAGCCAGAGCTTGATACTGGAAGAAGAGAAGGAGCCGAATTACCTGACCGCCGGGGTGGGAGAGTACGCGGTGTTCAATTGCGATTTGGACTTCCCGCACGAGACCCCGATCCCGTACATTCTTCAGTGGAACCGTGAT GGTCGAACAATCTTTTCATGGTACAACGGACATCCGTCGGTGGGTCTGGGGTTCCAAGGTCGCGTGCACCTCCTGGAAGACGCGGTCAGCCGTGGTTACGGCCAGGGTAGCATAAATCTGACGAACATCCGCGAGAGCGACCAGGGATGGTACGAGTGCAGGGTGATCTTCCCGAACAGGACGCCGAATTCCAGGAACAATGGAACCTGGTTCCACCTCGGTATAGATG GTGAGACGTTGCTGGCGGTCCCGCCCGTGAACAAAACTGTCATGGAGGGCGAATCTGTCAGTTTCGACTGCGTCTCCAAAGGGGAGAAGTCCGTTGTCAGCTGGTTCCGCGAAGGCACGGAGATCACGAAAATCGAG GATTTCAAGAGGAGGGCGACCATCGCCGAGGATGGAACCTTGGTGATCAATTCGGCCGCCATGGGCGACCTTGGGGAGTACACCTGCGTGGTGACAGGCGAAACTGGGGAACAACAGAGCGCCTCCGCCTTTCTCAACGTTCAGT TCAAGGCGAAGGTTATTTACGCTCCCCGAGAAGTCTACCTTCCATACGGAAAGCCAGCCCTCCTGGACTGTCACTTCAGGGCGAATCCACCCCTGACGAACCTGCGTTGGGAGAAGGATGGATTTCTGTTCGACCCATACAACGTTCAGGGCGTATTCTACAGGAGAAACGGTTCTCTGTCGTTCACCAAAGTGGACGAGACCCATTCCGGAAGTTACACTTGCACGCCCTACAACGAGCTGGGCACGGAAGGGCCTAGTCCCACCATCACGGTG GTCGTTCAAAGGCCGCCGATATTCACAGTGACGCCCCAGCATTTGTACATAAGGAAGCTGGGAGAAACCTTGGAGATCCCCTGCGATGCCCGGGACGGAGACCAGGCCCATCGGCCCTCGATCGTCTGGTACAAG GATGGTTCACCGGTGCCGCCAGACAGGACCATCATAATCGGTGGCAATTTAACAATCGACAGAATCCAAGAGCAGGATAGAGGGCTGTACCAATGCGCGGCTAGCAACGAAGCCGCCACGGTGGTCGCCGACACGGAATTGATGGTCCTGAACGTTCCGCCGAGGGCTCCGTACAATTTGAGCGCCAACAGCAGCAACAACGCCGTCACCCTGACCTGGGTACCGGGATTCGTCAGGCCGAAAACGGAGTATTCCGTCTG GTACAAACCAACCGATACCACGGAATGGAGAACCATGAAGATCTTGTCGAGAAAGATCACCGAGGCGACCGTGAACAACCTAAACGCTGGACGAGAGTACGAGTTCATGGTGCTCAGCCAGGACAAGCACGGCGATGGGATGTTCAGTAAAACGCTACGGATCTTCACACAGCCTC ATATGATCGACGAGAATTCTGCGTCGGAGTATCGTAGCCCGCCAG AAGACGAGAGAATGGGTCCGCCACTGAACGTTCGGGTGCAGGCTACCGTGGAGGGTTATTTGGTGACCTGGGAACCTCCAGCTTACGGCAAGGAGCAAGTGAGACTCTACACTGTTGGCTGGTTCAGGGGTCCATCCGAACGACTGTACGGCAAAGCGGAAACGACCGACACTTACTACCTAG TAAAAACGTTGGAGGAGGAGAGTTACTACACTTTCGAAGTGGCAGCCGTGTCGGTGGCGGACGACGTAGCGACCAGCGAGCGCGTTAGCCTGGAGGTTCCCGCGTATCGTAGAAACAGGGCGATCTCCATGGGTATCGTAGCCGGGATCGGGTTCCTGGCCGCCGCCCTGGCCGCCATATGGTGGGCCAGGAAACGTTTCTGTCAGTCGTCGAACCAAAAGTAG
- the Bdl gene encoding borderless isoform X2, with protein MSNASRIHQLLAIFFCYQAFSQSLILEEEKEPNYLTAGVGEYAVFNCDLDFPHETPIPYILQWNRDGRTIFSWYNGHPSVGLGFQGRVHLLEDAVSRGYGQGSINLTNIRESDQGWYECRVIFPNRTPNSRNNGTWFHLGIDGASPFPTSVLGETLLAVPPVNKTVMEGESVSFDCVSKGEKSVVSWFREGTEITKIEDFKRRATIAEDGTLVINSAAMGDLGEYTCVVTGETGEQQSASAFLNVQFKAKVIYAPREVYLPYGKPALLDCHFRANPPLTNLRWEKDGFLFDPYNVQGVFYRRNGSLSFTKVDETHSGSYTCTPYNELGTEGPSPTITVVVQRPPIFTVTPQHLYIRKLGETLEIPCDARDGDQAHRPSIVWYKDGSPVPPDRTIIIGGNLTIDRIQEQDRGLYQCAASNEAATVVADTELMVLNVPPRAPYNLSANSSNNAVTLTWVPGFVRPKTEYSVWYKPTDTTEWRTMKILSRKITEATVNNLNAGREYEFMVLSQDKHGDGMFSKTLRIFTQPHMIDENSASEYRSPPDERMGPPLNVRVQATVEGYLVTWEPPAYGKEQVRLYTVGWFRGPSERLYGKAETTDTYYLVKTLEEESYYTFEVAAVSVADDVATSERVSLEVPAYRRNRAISMGIVAGIGFLAAALAAIWWARKRFCQSSNQK; from the exons ATGTCGAACGCCTCGAGGATCCATCAGCTGCTGGCGATCTTCTTCTGCTATCAAG CTTTCAGCCAGAGCTTGATACTGGAAGAAGAGAAGGAGCCGAATTACCTGACCGCCGGGGTGGGAGAGTACGCGGTGTTCAATTGCGATTTGGACTTCCCGCACGAGACCCCGATCCCGTACATTCTTCAGTGGAACCGTGAT GGTCGAACAATCTTTTCATGGTACAACGGACATCCGTCGGTGGGTCTGGGGTTCCAAGGTCGCGTGCACCTCCTGGAAGACGCGGTCAGCCGTGGTTACGGCCAGGGTAGCATAAATCTGACGAACATCCGCGAGAGCGACCAGGGATGGTACGAGTGCAGGGTGATCTTCCCGAACAGGACGCCGAATTCCAGGAACAATGGAACCTGGTTCCACCTCGGTATAGATG GTGCGTCGCCGTTCCCGACGTCTGTTCTAGGTGAGACGTTGCTGGCGGTCCCGCCCGTGAACAAAACTGTCATGGAGGGCGAATCTGTCAGTTTCGACTGCGTCTCCAAAGGGGAGAAGTCCGTTGTCAGCTGGTTCCGCGAAGGCACGGAGATCACGAAAATCGAG GATTTCAAGAGGAGGGCGACCATCGCCGAGGATGGAACCTTGGTGATCAATTCGGCCGCCATGGGCGACCTTGGGGAGTACACCTGCGTGGTGACAGGCGAAACTGGGGAACAACAGAGCGCCTCCGCCTTTCTCAACGTTCAGT TCAAGGCGAAGGTTATTTACGCTCCCCGAGAAGTCTACCTTCCATACGGAAAGCCAGCCCTCCTGGACTGTCACTTCAGGGCGAATCCACCCCTGACGAACCTGCGTTGGGAGAAGGATGGATTTCTGTTCGACCCATACAACGTTCAGGGCGTATTCTACAGGAGAAACGGTTCTCTGTCGTTCACCAAAGTGGACGAGACCCATTCCGGAAGTTACACTTGCACGCCCTACAACGAGCTGGGCACGGAAGGGCCTAGTCCCACCATCACGGTG GTCGTTCAAAGGCCGCCGATATTCACAGTGACGCCCCAGCATTTGTACATAAGGAAGCTGGGAGAAACCTTGGAGATCCCCTGCGATGCCCGGGACGGAGACCAGGCCCATCGGCCCTCGATCGTCTGGTACAAG GATGGTTCACCGGTGCCGCCAGACAGGACCATCATAATCGGTGGCAATTTAACAATCGACAGAATCCAAGAGCAGGATAGAGGGCTGTACCAATGCGCGGCTAGCAACGAAGCCGCCACGGTGGTCGCCGACACGGAATTGATGGTCCTGAACGTTCCGCCGAGGGCTCCGTACAATTTGAGCGCCAACAGCAGCAACAACGCCGTCACCCTGACCTGGGTACCGGGATTCGTCAGGCCGAAAACGGAGTATTCCGTCTG GTACAAACCAACCGATACCACGGAATGGAGAACCATGAAGATCTTGTCGAGAAAGATCACCGAGGCGACCGTGAACAACCTAAACGCTGGACGAGAGTACGAGTTCATGGTGCTCAGCCAGGACAAGCACGGCGATGGGATGTTCAGTAAAACGCTACGGATCTTCACACAGCCTC ATATGATCGACGAGAATTCTGCGTCGGAGTATCGTAGCCCGCCAG ACGAGAGAATGGGTCCGCCACTGAACGTTCGGGTGCAGGCTACCGTGGAGGGTTATTTGGTGACCTGGGAACCTCCAGCTTACGGCAAGGAGCAAGTGAGACTCTACACTGTTGGCTGGTTCAGGGGTCCATCCGAACGACTGTACGGCAAAGCGGAAACGACCGACACTTACTACCTAG TAAAAACGTTGGAGGAGGAGAGTTACTACACTTTCGAAGTGGCAGCCGTGTCGGTGGCGGACGACGTAGCGACCAGCGAGCGCGTTAGCCTGGAGGTTCCCGCGTATCGTAGAAACAGGGCGATCTCCATGGGTATCGTAGCCGGGATCGGGTTCCTGGCCGCCGCCCTGGCCGCCATATGGTGGGCCAGGAAACGTTTCTGTCAGTCGTCGAACCAAAAGTAG
- the LOC143345869 gene encoding venom serine protease Bi-VSP gives MLFECLALIALLHPLVHVSAQVSGQRCVTPNSEPGVCLSIRQCEPLRSLLLRDGLAARDFLIRSICSNDNGYAVVCCPANTVEPPRDGKVVEEKIYGPLEPPHCGFSNISHTKVVGGEPASLGAWPWIAALGYRGVKDPTKPRWLCGGSLISARHVLTAAHCAVRDDLYVVRIGDLNLESEDDGAQPAQIEIEQKIVHPGYTSSPRVSNDIAVLRLAEDVQFTNYVYPICLPVKEPLRSKNFERYFPFIAGWGAIGTRGPASEDLLEVQVPVVSPDNCKEAYSRFASAVIDNRVLCAGYAQGGKDACQGDSGGPLMLPQGVSTFYQIGVVSYGYKCAEPGYPGVYTKVTEFLDFIISSMQ, from the exons ATGTTGTTCGAGTGTTTGGCGTTAATTGCCCTGCTGCATCCATTGGTGCACGTGTCTGCTCAAG TTTCTGGCCAGAGATGCGTGACGCCGAATTCCGAGCCAGGAGTGTGTCTGAGCATCAGACAATGCGAACCTCTGCGGAGTTTGCTGCTACGCGATGGTCTGGCGGCAAGAGATTTCCTAATACGTTCGATCTGCTCGAACGACAACGGATACGCGGTGGTTTGCTGCCCTGCGAACACAGTGGAACCTCCCAGAGATGGTAAGGTGGTCGAAGAGAAGATCTACGGGCCTCTGGAGCCACCACATTGTGGTTTCAGCAACATCAGCCACACCAAAGTGGTCGGTGGCGAGCCAGCGTCGCTAG GTGCGTGGCCCTGGATCGCCGCGTTAGGCTACCGCGGCGTTAAAGACCCAACGAAACCAAGATGGCTGTGCGGGGGTTCCCTGATATCGGCGAGACACGTCCTGACAGCCGCCCACTGCGCGGTACGGGACGATCTGTACGTGGTTCGTATCGGTGACTTGAATTTGGAAAGCGAGGACGACGGGGCCCAACCGGCCCAGATCGAGATCGAACAGAAGATCGTGCATCCTGGGTACACCAGCTCGCCAAGGGTTTCGAACGATATCGCTGTCCTCAGACTGGCGGAGGATGTACAGTTTACGA ACTACGTTTACCCCATTTGCCTCCCTGTGAAGGAGCCTCTTCGAAGCAAGAATTTCGAGCGATACTTCCCTTTCATCGCTGGATGGGGGGCGATAGGAACCA GAGGACCAGCCAGCGAGGATCTCCTGGAAGTGCAAGTGCCCGTAGTCAGTCCCGACAATTGCAAAGAAGCTTATTCCAGATTCGCGAGCGCGGTGATCGACAATCGCGTATTGTGCGCCGGATACGCGCAGGGAGGAAAAGATGCATGCCAG GGTGACAGCGGAGGGCCTCTGATGTTGCCCCAAGGCGTATCAACTTTCTACCAGATAGGGGTTGTTTCGTACGGTTACAAATGCGCCGAGCCTGGGTACCCTGGTGTCTACACCAAAGTCACCGAGTTCCTCGACTTCATTATATCATCGATGCAGTAA